The following are from one region of the Thermoanaerobaculia bacterium genome:
- a CDS encoding glycosyl transferase family 2 has translation PVDINGFKTQQHRWAKGSIQTGRKLLPRIFRSGFPLRVKIESFFHLTNNLSYPLVIALSILVFPAMLIRHRLGWTRLILLDFPLFFISTSSVVLFYIASQKEIDPQWRKKLRYMPMVMSLGIGLAVNNAHAVLEALLGRESEFRRTPKYSVGDRPEDWSRKAYRTRVNLSFPFETALAVYFAVAIGISIEDRIYLAIPFLMVFFSGYFYMTMLTLAQQLARPRLPRLAPAPTRSAALAPVAETPRD, from the coding sequence CCCGGTCGACATCAACGGGTTCAAGACCCAGCAACATCGATGGGCGAAGGGATCGATCCAGACCGGCCGCAAGCTGCTCCCGCGGATCTTCCGAAGCGGCTTTCCGCTGCGGGTGAAGATCGAGTCCTTCTTTCACCTGACGAACAATCTCTCGTATCCGCTCGTGATCGCGCTGTCGATCCTGGTCTTCCCCGCGATGCTGATCCGTCACCGGCTCGGATGGACGCGCCTCATCCTCCTCGATTTTCCTCTCTTCTTCATCTCGACGTCGTCGGTCGTCCTCTTCTACATCGCCTCGCAGAAGGAGATCGACCCGCAATGGCGGAAGAAGCTCCGGTACATGCCGATGGTGATGTCGCTGGGCATCGGTCTCGCGGTCAACAACGCGCACGCGGTGCTCGAGGCGCTGCTGGGCCGCGAAAGCGAGTTCCGCCGCACGCCGAAGTACTCGGTCGGCGACCGCCCGGAGGACTGGAGCCGCAAGGCCTACCGGACCCGCGTCAACCTGTCGTTTCCCTTCGAGACGGCGCTCGCGGTCTACTTCGCGGTCGCGATCGGGATCTCGATCGAGGACCGCATCTATCTGGCGATCCCGTTCCTCATGGTCTTCTTCTCCGGCTATTTCTACATGACGATGCTGACGCTCGCGCAGCAGCTCGCCCGTCCCCGGCTGCCGCGGCTCGCCCCCGCGCCGACCCGCTCGGCCGCACTGGCGCCCGTCGCGGAAACCCCGCGGGACTAG
- a CDS encoding inorganic phosphate transporter: protein MILGLPPLVFLVVAFALLFDFTNGWHDSANAVATVISTRVMSPMVAIVMAAILNFVGAFLSTAVAKTIGSDIVDPHQVTQLLTLAALLSAIVWNTFTVWIGMPVSSSHAIVGGVIGAAVAQSGFAILKGKGIAKIVESFLVSPILGFAIGLLVIWVVIVLFARSAPSRVNSFFGRAQMVSAGFMALSHGSNDAQKSMGIVTLALFSAGKLSKIDVPTWVVGACAIAMGIGTAAGGRKVIHTLGMKMIHLKPYQGFAAETSASAVILTASHFGLPVSTTHVISSAIMGVGAQKGVSAVRWGVARNILLAWTFTLPLTAGVAWLLMKLFLLF from the coding sequence ATGATCCTCGGGCTGCCGCCGCTCGTCTTCCTGGTGGTCGCCTTCGCCCTGCTTTTCGATTTCACCAACGGCTGGCACGATTCGGCCAACGCGGTCGCGACGGTGATCTCGACGCGCGTGATGTCGCCGATGGTCGCGATCGTGATGGCGGCGATCCTGAACTTCGTCGGCGCGTTCCTCTCGACCGCGGTCGCCAAGACGATCGGAAGCGACATCGTCGACCCGCACCAGGTCACGCAGCTCCTGACGCTCGCGGCGCTCCTGTCGGCGATCGTGTGGAACACGTTCACGGTCTGGATCGGGATGCCCGTCTCCTCTTCGCACGCGATCGTCGGCGGAGTCATCGGGGCCGCGGTCGCCCAGAGCGGATTCGCGATCCTGAAGGGAAAGGGGATCGCCAAGATCGTCGAATCGTTCCTGGTCTCGCCGATCCTCGGGTTCGCGATCGGCCTCCTCGTGATCTGGGTCGTGATCGTCCTCTTCGCGCGGTCGGCCCCCTCGCGGGTGAACTCGTTCTTCGGCCGCGCGCAGATGGTTTCGGCCGGGTTCATGGCGCTCTCGCACGGCAGCAACGACGCGCAGAAGTCGATGGGGATCGTCACGCTCGCGCTCTTCTCGGCCGGCAAGCTCTCGAAGATCGACGTACCCACGTGGGTCGTCGGCGCCTGCGCGATCGCCATGGGCATCGGCACGGCCGCCGGCGGGCGCAAGGTCATCCACACGCTCGGCATGAAAATGATTCACCTGAAGCCCTACCAGGGCTTCGCGGCCGAAACCTCCGCCTCCGCGGTCATCCTCACCGCTTCGCACTTCGGGCTGCCGGTCTCGACGACGCACGTCATCTCCTCGGCGATCATGGGCGTCGGGGCGCAGAAGGGGGTCTCGGCCGTCCGCTGGGGGGTCGCGCGGAACATCCTCCTCGCGTGGACGTTCACGCTCCCGCTCACCGCCGGAGTCGCGTGGCTCCTGATGAAGCTGTTCCTGCTGTTCTAG